The Zhihengliuella sp. ISTPL4 genomic interval GGCGAGTCGCTGACGGCCGACCTCAAGGCCGCGCTGCTGTCGGTACGGACACACCTGCGGGAGGCCTTCCAGCTCCACCAGCTCAACCACGACGAGATCCCGGACACCGACGAGGAGCTGCGCACCAGGAACGCCCGCATCCTGCAGCTCTGCGAGTGGGCGCAGGATCTCCTCGACGAGAAGACCGCGGTGCTCGCCGAGTCCATCGCGACCGTGCGCCGAGCACCGGAGATCATCGCGCAGGTCAGAGCGGACGCCGAGGCGCTGAGCGCCCGCATCCCGCACACGGATGAGACGGTCTCCCGCCTCTCCGCCCGCTATTCCGATTCCGCGATGCATCAGATCACGGCCAGCGCCGCCGAAGCCGAACAGCTGATCCGGTTCGCGACACACAGCGCCGACATCTCGGAGCGTCGCCGTGCCGCGAAGCAGAACGAAGAGGCCAACCTCGCGCTGGAGACGGCGACCGAGGCGACCCGTCGCGCCGGGGCGCTGCTCGACGCGGTCGAGGACTTCGAGATCGAAGCCCTGCGCGCGGAGTCGACGCTGGCCGAGGTCATCGCCGACTCCCGCAACGATCTCATCGCTGCACGGAGCGCCCCCTCCACACCGGCCGTGGCGGAGGCGGTCGCCCGACTGCAGGCGGCCCTCGCCGCCCTCACACCGTCCGGCCAGCCCAACGACCCGTTCGCGGAGCTGTCCCGCCTCCGCGAGGCCAACGCCGGTCTCGACGACGCCATCGCCACCGCCCGGCACCGCGCCGAGAACCCGCTGCCGAGCATCGCGCAGGTGCAGCACGCCATGGACGACGCCGACCGTCAGCTCGGCGTCGCCCGCGGACTCATCGCCGGGCACCGCGGCTGGATCGGCGCCGACGCGCGCACCCGGCTCGCCGAGGCCGAGCGCCTTCGTGTCGACCTGCCGACCCTCCTTCCCGCCGAGGAGACCCGTGAGGCGGCGCTCGCCCAGGCACGCCGCGTCGCGCACCTCGCCGCGGAAGCCCTCCAGCTCGCGCAGCGCGACATCGACTCGTCCCGGCCGCAGGACCAGGACTGGGGTGGCGGCTGGGGTGGCGGCCCTCGACGCGGTGGCGGCATGGGGGGCGGGGACATCGCGTCCGGCCTCCTCGGCGGCCTCGTGATCGGCAGCCTTCTGGACGGCATCTTCGACTGACCGCCTCGCGGAGCCTGCACACGAGAACGGCCCGGTCCCCGCGGGGACCGGGCCGTTCTCGGTCTGTCAGGAGGCGAGCGCCTCGGCAGGCGGCGCCTGCGTGCTGAGGGCGATGACGCCGTAGTCCCAGCCCTTGCGGCGGTAGACGACGCTCGGGTGGTCGGTGCGGGCATCGACGAACAGGAAGAAGTCGTGCCCGACGAGCTCCATCCGGTCGACGGCCTCCTCCACCGTCATCCACTCGGCCTCGAAGCTCTTGGTGCGGATGACGACAGGAGAGTAGTCCTCTTCCTCCTCGTTCTGCACGGGGATGCTGCCGGTCGCCACGGCGCGCAGCACCTCGGCGGAGGCCGGCTGCACGTCGATGCCCTCCAGTGAGCCGCTGCCCTTCTCGAAGTGCGGACCACGCGGATGCTGCCGCCCGTCGACCCGCTTCTCCTTCGCACGGCGGAGCTGCTCCGTCATCTTGTCGATCGCGAGGTCGAGCGCCACGAACTTGTCGCCGTCGACGGCTTCCGCGCGGACGACGGGGCCCTTGCCGACCAGCGTCAGCTCGACCGTCTCGTCCGGGACGCGGCCGTTGCGGTAGGCCCGGTGGGTGACCTTCACGTCCAGGCGTTGCGCCTTGGCGGCGAGTGTCTGGATCTTGGCGATCTTCTCATCGACGACGGTGCGGAAGCGATCGGTGATGCCCACTCCGACGCCCACGATGCTCGTTTCCATTGCTGCCTCCTTGTCCCGGTCCACCCGGCCAAGGGCGGACCGTGGTCGCCTTGTGACACCCCACCGTAGTCCGACCCGCGGCGGATGTCACGGCCCCATGGCCCTGTGTCTCCGGTGAGTCTCCGATGAACCTCATCCGGATCCGACGGACTTCGGCGTGGCGGCGAGCGCAACAGCCGTGACGACCACGAAGCCGGCGGAGGCGAGAGCCCTGGCGGCCTCGTCGAGCGTCGCTCCCGTCGTCACCACGTCATCGACGACCACGGCGGGCGCACCGTCTCCCTCTCGCCGTGCGTCCATCGCGCCACGGACGTTCTCCGCGCGGCCC includes:
- a CDS encoding coiled-coil domain-containing protein yields the protein MAGFWGRRKREQEELAAQDADLARRAEQALVAADERIRTTSDELVFAEAELGESLTADLKAALLSVRTHLREAFQLHQLNHDEIPDTDEELRTRNARILQLCEWAQDLLDEKTAVLAESIATVRRAPEIIAQVRADAEALSARIPHTDETVSRLSARYSDSAMHQITASAAEAEQLIRFATHSADISERRRAAKQNEEANLALETATEATRRAGALLDAVEDFEIEALRAESTLAEVIADSRNDLIAARSAPSTPAVAEAVARLQAALAALTPSGQPNDPFAELSRLREANAGLDDAIATARHRAENPLPSIAQVQHAMDDADRQLGVARGLIAGHRGWIGADARTRLAEAERLRVDLPTLLPAEETREAALAQARRVAHLAAEALQLAQRDIDSSRPQDQDWGGGWGGGPRRGGGMGGGDIASGLLGGLVIGSLLDGIFD
- the raiA gene encoding ribosome hibernation-promoting factor, HPF/YfiA family, yielding METSIVGVGVGITDRFRTVVDEKIAKIQTLAAKAQRLDVKVTHRAYRNGRVPDETVELTLVGKGPVVRAEAVDGDKFVALDLAIDKMTEQLRRAKEKRVDGRQHPRGPHFEKGSGSLEGIDVQPASAEVLRAVATGSIPVQNEEEEDYSPVVIRTKSFEAEWMTVEEAVDRMELVGHDFFLFVDARTDHPSVVYRRKGWDYGVIALSTQAPPAEALAS